A region of Lycium barbarum isolate Lr01 chromosome 1, ASM1917538v2, whole genome shotgun sequence DNA encodes the following proteins:
- the LOC132631304 gene encoding E3 ubiquitin-protein ligase AIRP2-like, translating to MYTAGLGGPMRKSFKDSLKVLEADIQHANTLASDFSREYDGACLQMRMSYSPAAHIFLFLVQWTDCHLAGALGLLRILIYKVYVDGTTTMSTHERKASIREFYAVIYPSLVQLERGITDSEDKKQSAVCQERYRRRDDEDYRQAYDLDIEREDEECGICMEVNSKIVLPNCNHAMCLKCYREWRSRSQSCPFCRDSLKRVSSGDLWVYMDSKDAMDMTTITRENLRRLFMYIEKLPLIVPDNVFDTYDDTHLR from the exons ATGTATACTGCAGGATTAGGAGGACCAATGCGAAAATCATTTAAAGATTCTCTTAAAGTTCTTGAAGCTGATATTCAACATGCCAATACACT TGCATCAGACTTCTCCAGGGAGTATGATGGTGCTTGCTTACAGATGCGAATGTCCTACAGTCCTGCAGCACACATCTTCCTTTTCTTAGTGCAATGGACTGATTGCCACCTTGCTGGTGCCCTTGGCTTGTTGAGAATTCTTATTTACAAG GTATATGTCGATGGCACCACAACCATGTCAACTCATGAAAGGAAAGCAAGCATTAGGGAGTTCTATG CTGTTATTTATCCCTCTTTAGTTCAACTTGAAAGAGGTATTACGGACTCAGAAGACAAAAAACAAAGCGCAGTTTGCCAGGAAAGATACAGGAGACGAGATGATGAGGATTACAGACAAGCTTATGATTTGGACATTGAAAGGGAAGATGAAGAATGTGGAATTTGCATGGAGGTGAACAGCAAAATTGTCCTTCCTAACTGCAATCATGCAATGTGCTTGAAATGCTATCGCGAATG GCGTTCGAGGTCACAGTCGTGCCCCTTTTGCCGCGATAGCCTAAAAAGGGTGAGCTCAGGGGATCTGTGGGTATATATGGACAGCAAAGATGCGATGGACATGACAACAATTACAAGAGAGAATCTAAGGAGGTTGTTCATGTATATAGAGAAGTTACCTTTGATCGTGCCGGATAATGTTTTTGACACATATGATGATACTCATCTAAGGTAG